One part of the Vicia villosa cultivar HV-30 ecotype Madison, WI linkage group LG6, Vvil1.0, whole genome shotgun sequence genome encodes these proteins:
- the LOC131612760 gene encoding pectin acetylesterase 12-like gives MAKLFCVVFTIGLVYTNYVHAIYPLNQTQQLSLSDLDLEEEKAHEHDHEAFYSSSYLGGNANLLLVGLTLIHNAAAKGAVCLDGTLPGFHFHPGYGSGANSWLVNLEGGGWCNNVRTCVYRKKTRRGSSLFMEKEIPFTGILSNKPEENPDFFNWNRVKLRYCDGGSFAGDGEDEAAQLQFRGQRIWAAAMEDLMTKGMRLADQALLSGCSAGGLATIIHCDEFRGLFPRTTKVKCLSDAGLFLDSIDISGERTLRNMYNGVVGMQGARKNLPQICTNRLDPTSCFFPQNLIASVRTPLFLLNTAYDSWQIQSSLAPPSADPHGYWHDCRLNHAKCTRPQIQFLQGFRNHMLNSIKDFSRSNKNGLFINSCFAHCQTERQDTWFSDNSPVIENKVIALAVGDWYFDRAGVMVIDCPYPCDNSCHNLVFG, from the exons ATGGCAAAACTTTTCTGTGTGGTCTTTACAATAGGACTTGTTTACACCAACTATGTTCATGCCATATATCCCTTGAACCAAACTCAACAACTCTCTTTATCGGACTTGGACTTGGAGGAGGAGAAAGCTCATGAACATGACCATGAAGCATTCTATTCATCATCCTATCTTGGAGGAAATGCAAATCTTCTCCTTGTAGGACTCACCCTTATCCATAATGCAGCTGCTAAAGGAGCAG TGTGCTTGGATGGAACATTACCAGGTTTCCATTTCCATCCTGGATATGGTTCAGGAGCTAACAGTTGGCTTGTTAATTTAGAG GGAGGTGGATGGTGTAACAATGTTAGAACATGCGTTTATCGCAAGAAAACACGGCGTGGATCATCGCTATTCATGGAAAAAGAGATACCATTCACAGGAATACTTAGTAATAAACCTGAAGAAAATCCAG ATTTTTTCAATTGGAATAGAGTAAAGCTTCGTTATTGTGATGGTGGCTCATTCGCTGGAGACGGTGAAGATGAG GCTGCACAGCTGCAATTCAGAGGACAGCGTATTTGGGCAGCGGCGATGGAAGATTTGATGACAAAGGGAATGCGTTTAGCTGACCAAGCACTTCTTTCCGGATGTTCTGCGGGCGGCCTAGCTACTATAATTCACTGCGATGAATTTCGAGGCCTTTTTCCGAGGACTACTAAAGTGAAGTGTCTAAGCGATGCAGGGCTGTTTCTTGATTC GATTGATATATCCGGGGAGCGTACCCTCAGGAATATGTACAACGGTGTTGTAGGTATGCAAGGAGCGCGGAAGAATCTACCGCAAATTTGTACTAATCGTCTTGATCCAACCTCG TGCTTCTTCCCTCAGAATTTGATTGCCAGTGTTAGAACACCACTTTTTCTTCTTAATACGGCTTATGATTCATGGCAG ATCCAATCAAGTTTAGCTCCGCCATCAGCCGATCCTCATGGCTATTGGCATGATTGTAGATTAAACCATGCTAAATGCACTAGGCCCCAAATTCAATTTCTTCAAG GATTCAGGAACCACATGTTGAATTCTATTAAAGATTTCTCGAGATCAAACAAGAATGGATTGTTTATCAATTCGTGTTTCGCTCACTGCCAAACCGAGAGACAGGATACATGGTTTTCAGACAATTCTCCGGTTATTGAGAACAAG GTGATTGCTTTAGCGGTTGGAGACTGGTATTTCGACAGGGCGGGTGTTATGGTCATTGATTGTCCTTACCCCTGTGATAATTCATGTCACAATCTGGTTTTTGGTTAA
- the LOC131610498 gene encoding uncharacterized protein LOC131610498, translated as MQQKPDQTIMIMAMSHCNSEVQTPATKIVLKEVDLRRGRERAMVRYGECGEQGHNQLSCFKTSNFVMEIREIIVTRNMTLEPEKSTGGGIFIPAKFGGSQSDATTTEPSSVGNNGPFTCFYFKVVDMWWRKDVFGPVPFIDSINELGLYLNFLHLNSNNNLFNHRCLMSV; from the exons ATGCAACAGAAGCCG GATCAAACTATAATGATAATGGCCATGAGCCATTGCAACTCTGAGGTACAAACTCCAGCCACGAAAATTGTATTGAAAGAA GTTGATCTTCGGAGAGGAAGGGAGAGGGCGATGGTGCGTTACGGAGAATGCGGTGAACAAGGACATAACCAACTGTCCTGTTTCAAAACTTCca ATTTTGTCATGGAGATCAGAGAAATAATTGTTACACGTAACATGACGTTGGAACCCGAGAAATCTACAGGCGGTGGAATCTTCATTCCCGCAAAGTTCGGAGGGTCTCAAAGTGATGCTACTACTACTGAACCATCAAGTGTGG GTAACAATGGCCCTTTCACATGCTTCTATTTTAAAGTGGTTGATATGTGGTGGCGAAAAGACGTTTTCGGCCCTGTTCCATTTATTGACTCAATCAACGAATTGGGTTTATACTTAAACTTTCTCCAtttaaatagtaataataatttatttaaccaTCGTTGTCTGATGTCTGTCTGA